From a region of the Castor canadensis chromosome 7, mCasCan1.hap1v2, whole genome shotgun sequence genome:
- the Caly gene encoding neuron-specific vesicular protein calcyon isoform X2 yields the protein MVKLGCSFSGKPGKDPGDQDGAAMDSVPLISPLDVSQLQPPFADQVVIKTQTEYQLSSPGQPKKFSDLEGQRLACGHPEEGRRLPTARMIAFAMALLGCVLIMYKAIWYDQFTCPDGFLLRHKICTPLTLEMYYTEMDPERHRSILAAIGAYPLSRKHGTDVPLPWGDNYRAPKEGHKSPTSTAAAAAGAAGTEPPGKPSAKGEKEEEARKVAGSAPSPAPPQ from the exons ATGGTGAAGCTGGGCTGCAGCTTCTCGGGGAAGCCAGGCAAAGACCCTGGGGACCAGGATGGCGCCGCCATGGACAGTGTCCCTCTGATCAGCCCCCTGGATGTCAGCCAGCTCCAACCACCATTTGCTGATCAG GTGGTCATCAAGACACAGACGGAATACCAGCTGTCTTCCCCGGGCCAGCCGAAGAAGTTCTCAGACCTGGAGGGCCAGAGGCTGGCCTGCGGCCACCCAGAGGAAGGGCGCAGG CTGCCCACAGCGAGGATGATTGCCTTTGCCATGGCACTCCTCGGATGTGTGCTGATCATGTACAAGGCTATCTGGTACGACCAGTTCACCTGCCCGGATGGCTTCCTGCTTCGG CACAAGATTTGCACACCTCTGACCCTGGAGATGTACTACACAGAGATGGACCCCGAGCGGCACCGCAGCATCCTGGCGGCCATCGGGGCCTACCCGCTGAGCCGCAAGCACGGCACGGATGTGCCCCTGCCCTGGGGGGACAACTATCGCGCCCCCAAGGAAGGACACAAGAGCCCCACCTcgacggcggcggcggcagcggggGCCGCGGGCACCGAGCCCCCCGGGAAGCCCTCGgccaagggagagaaggaggaggaggcgcGGAAGGTGGCGGGCAGCGCGCCGTCCCCGGCGCCCCCGCAGTGA
- the Caly gene encoding neuron-specific vesicular protein calcyon isoform X1, with protein sequence MVKLGCSFSGKPGKDPGDQDGAAMDSVPLISPLDVSQLQPPFADQVVIKTQTEYQLSSPGQPKKFSDLEGQRLACGHPEEGRRLPTARMIAFAMALLGCVLIMYKAIWYDQFTCPDGFLLRPASDRSLPQHKICTPLTLEMYYTEMDPERHRSILAAIGAYPLSRKHGTDVPLPWGDNYRAPKEGHKSPTSTAAAAAGAAGTEPPGKPSAKGEKEEEARKVAGSAPSPAPPQ encoded by the exons ATGGTGAAGCTGGGCTGCAGCTTCTCGGGGAAGCCAGGCAAAGACCCTGGGGACCAGGATGGCGCCGCCATGGACAGTGTCCCTCTGATCAGCCCCCTGGATGTCAGCCAGCTCCAACCACCATTTGCTGATCAG GTGGTCATCAAGACACAGACGGAATACCAGCTGTCTTCCCCGGGCCAGCCGAAGAAGTTCTCAGACCTGGAGGGCCAGAGGCTGGCCTGCGGCCACCCAGAGGAAGGGCGCAGG CTGCCCACAGCGAGGATGATTGCCTTTGCCATGGCACTCCTCGGATGTGTGCTGATCATGTACAAGGCTATCTGGTACGACCAGTTCACCTGCCCGGATGGCTTCCTGCTTCGG CCGGCCTCTGACCGGTCCCTCCCGCAGCACAAGATTTGCACACCTCTGACCCTGGAGATGTACTACACAGAGATGGACCCCGAGCGGCACCGCAGCATCCTGGCGGCCATCGGGGCCTACCCGCTGAGCCGCAAGCACGGCACGGATGTGCCCCTGCCCTGGGGGGACAACTATCGCGCCCCCAAGGAAGGACACAAGAGCCCCACCTcgacggcggcggcggcagcggggGCCGCGGGCACCGAGCCCCCCGGGAAGCCCTCGgccaagggagagaaggaggaggaggcgcGGAAGGTGGCGGGCAGCGCGCCGTCCCCGGCGCCCCCGCAGTGA